Proteins encoded in a region of the Streptomyces violaceoruber genome:
- a CDS encoding HU family DNA-binding protein, whose amino-acid sequence MNRSELVAALADRAEVTRKDADAVLAAFAEVVGDIVSKGDEKVTIPGFLTFERTHRAARTARNPQTGEPIQIPAGYSVKVSAGSKLKEAAKGK is encoded by the coding sequence ATGAACCGCAGTGAGCTGGTGGCCGCGCTGGCCGACCGCGCCGAGGTGACCCGCAAGGACGCCGACGCCGTGCTGGCCGCCTTCGCCGAGGTTGTCGGCGACATCGTCTCCAAGGGCGACGAGAAGGTCACCATCCCCGGCTTCCTGACTTTCGAGCGCACCCACCGTGCCGCTCGCACCGCCCGCAACCCGCAGACCGGCGAGCCGATCCAGATTCCGGCCGGCTACAGCGTCAAGGTCTCCGCGGGCTCCAAGCTCAAGGAAGCCGCCAAGGGCAAGTAG
- the murA gene encoding UDP-N-acetylglucosamine 1-carboxyvinyltransferase, with amino-acid sequence MTVNGADDVLLVHGGTPLEGEIRVRGAKNLVPKAMVAALLGSAPSRLRNVPDIRDVRVVRGLLQLHGVTVRPGEEPGELVLDPTHVESANVADIDAHAGSSRIPILFCGPLLHRLGHAFIPGLGGCDIGGRPIDFHFDVLRQFGAKIEKRADGQYLEAPQRLRGTKINLPYPSVGATEQVLLTAVLAEGVTELSNAAVEPEIEDLICVLQKMGAIIAMDTDRTIRVTGVDELGGYTHRALSDRLEAASWASAALATEGNVYVRGAQQRSMMTFLNTFRKVGGAFEIDDEGIRFWHPGGRLKSIALETDVHPGFQTDWQQPLVVALTQATGLSIVHETVYESRLGFTSALNQMGAHIQLYRECLGGSDCRFGQRNFLHSAVVSGPTKLEGADLVIPDLRGGFSYLIAALAAQGTSRVHGIDLINRGYENFMDKLVELGAKVELPGKALG; translated from the coding sequence ATGACCGTCAACGGCGCTGATGACGTACTGCTTGTCCACGGCGGAACCCCGCTGGAGGGCGAGATCCGGGTCCGCGGTGCGAAGAACCTCGTGCCGAAGGCGATGGTGGCCGCCCTGCTGGGCAGCGCGCCGAGCCGGCTGCGCAACGTGCCGGACATCCGCGACGTGCGGGTCGTACGCGGACTGCTGCAACTGCACGGGGTGACCGTCCGTCCGGGCGAGGAGCCCGGCGAGCTGGTGCTCGACCCGACCCACGTGGAGAGCGCGAACGTCGCCGACATCGATGCCCACGCGGGCTCGTCGCGCATCCCGATCCTGTTCTGCGGCCCGCTGCTGCACCGCCTCGGGCACGCCTTCATCCCGGGCCTGGGCGGCTGCGACATCGGCGGCCGGCCCATCGACTTCCACTTCGACGTGCTGCGGCAGTTCGGCGCGAAGATCGAGAAGCGGGCGGACGGCCAGTACCTGGAGGCTCCGCAGCGGCTGCGCGGTACGAAGATCAACCTGCCGTACCCCTCCGTCGGCGCGACCGAGCAGGTGCTGCTGACCGCCGTGCTCGCCGAGGGCGTCACGGAGCTGTCCAACGCGGCGGTGGAACCGGAGATCGAGGACCTGATCTGCGTCCTGCAGAAAATGGGCGCGATCATCGCCATGGACACCGACCGCACGATCCGCGTCACCGGCGTGGACGAGCTGGGCGGCTACACCCACCGTGCCCTCTCGGACCGCCTGGAGGCCGCCTCCTGGGCCTCCGCGGCCCTGGCCACCGAGGGCAACGTCTATGTCCGCGGGGCCCAGCAGCGCTCGATGATGACGTTCCTGAACACCTTCCGGAAGGTGGGCGGCGCGTTCGAGATCGACGACGAGGGCATCCGCTTCTGGCACCCGGGCGGCCGGCTGAAGTCCATCGCCCTGGAGACGGACGTGCACCCCGGCTTCCAGACCGACTGGCAGCAGCCCCTGGTGGTGGCGCTGACCCAGGCCACGGGGCTGTCCATCGTCCACGAGACGGTCTACGAGTCCCGGCTGGGCTTCACCTCGGCGCTCAACCAGATGGGCGCCCACATCCAGCTCTACCGCGAGTGCCTCGGCGGTTCCGACTGCCGCTTCGGCCAGCGCAACTTCCTGCACTCGGCCGTCGTCTCCGGACCGACCAAACTGGAGGGCGCCGACCTGGTCATCCCCGACCTGCGCGGCGGCTTCTCGTACCTGATCGCCGCCCTTGCGGCCCAGGGCACCTCCCGGGTCCACGGCATCGACCTGATCAACCGCGGCTACGAGAACTTCATGGACAAGCTCGTCGAGCTGGGCGCGAAGGTGGAACTCCCGGGCAAGGCCCTGGGCTGA
- a CDS encoding YqgE/AlgH family protein has translation MTEVSSLTGRLLVATPALADPNFERAVVLLLDHDEEGSLGVVLNRPTPVDVGDILEDWADLAGEPGVVFQGGPVSLDSALGVAVVPGGASGERAPLGWRRVHGAIGLVDLEAPPELLAPAVGALRIFAGYAGWGPGQLEDELTEGAWYVVESEPGDVSSPFPERLWREVLRRQRGDLAMVATYPDDPSLN, from the coding sequence ATGACCGAGGTGTCCTCGCTCACGGGGCGACTGCTCGTGGCAACGCCCGCCCTGGCGGACCCGAACTTCGAGCGTGCGGTGGTGCTCCTCCTCGACCACGACGAGGAGGGCTCCCTCGGTGTCGTCCTCAACCGTCCCACGCCCGTCGACGTGGGCGACATCCTGGAGGACTGGGCGGACCTGGCCGGTGAGCCGGGCGTCGTCTTCCAGGGCGGCCCGGTGTCCCTGGACTCGGCCCTCGGCGTCGCCGTCGTCCCCGGCGGGGCGTCGGGCGAGCGGGCGCCGCTGGGCTGGCGCCGGGTGCACGGCGCGATCGGTCTGGTCGACCTGGAGGCGCCGCCGGAGCTGCTGGCGCCCGCCGTGGGCGCCCTGCGGATCTTCGCCGGGTACGCGGGCTGGGGGCCCGGCCAGCTGGAGGACGAGCTGACCGAGGGCGCCTGGTACGTGGTCGAGTCCGAGCCCGGTGACGTCTCCTCGCCGTTCCCCGAGAGACTCTGGCGCGAGGTGCTGCGCCGCCAGCGGGGCGACCTGGCGATGGTGGCGACCTATCCGGACGACCCTTCGCTCAACTGA